TATAGTTCTTGGAACAGTATCGTAACAAATTTATATGTGCATTAAAGCTAGCTACCATTTAAGGATCAAAGTCATTTTATACTTATAGGATTGAGTAACTATGtattaaagtttgaaaaaaaaagccaaGGCCAATAAGTTGAGCTTTTCCTAAATGCCTTTACTTAGTGCTCAACAAACTTCTCATTCGGAGCCAAAGAACCAATGAATATAATCTTTCATGGCCTAAAGTAGCATCGTCAAAGGTACATATGGAAATGCTATCTACCAAGTTCACATCCTTGTTGTCTACAACAAATGCCAAAACATAGAGCAAGAATCCCAAAGgcatcaaacataaaaatagtAGTTACAAGTGCCACACGTATCCTATATTTGCAAACACCAGCATTTTGAATTTGTCAACCAACTTTAACTAGATTGAACCAACTTAAACATTTTGTGATTTATGGTTAAAATCGCCAAAAGTTAGAATGGATTacgacaaaaaaaatgataaatttacacGTCACACACGCACAAACTATATCACTGTCCTacaaaaaatagtgaaaataaaatgaacaattcATAAACTTAAgctatgaaaattgaaaattaaaagtcTCAGTGCATTAGTTCCAATTCTTGGTTGCTGGGAAGTTACAACTCAATAGAGCATGACAAAgaacaggaaaagaaaaaaaaataagggaaaAAATGGAGTCAAATACCCTAGAAGGTAGTTACTGGAGCAGAAAACTTGCATTCTGCCCAACTTCTACACTGTTTCATGGGAAACATTTAACCACGATTTCTACTAATTGTCGCCTACATATAAAgaatatttatgaaattaaaaaataacaataataaataaataaactagcCTAGAGTTGCATAGAGGATTCAATGCCATTGTTAACATTGCATTCATGCAACATGTACAATTGCTATAGCATTGCAGCTGCTCTTCAACACTTGGTAGCACAGTGGCAGTAGCCATTGTAAAAGGACTACTGCTGCTTCAAAAATCCTACAGAAGAAGATTTGCTCGGCTTCTTTAGTTCATCACCACGGATGGACCAATCTAACTTGCCATCAGAGGGACCCCAACCAGAGAAGGTAGAAGGCTTGGCAGCAGTAGAGGTAGCAGGAGAAGGAAACTCAGTATCACCGTTAACCATAAAGCTCTGGCTCCGATTAGCAAAGGCAGCATTTCTTGGATTCAAAGCCATTGCGGCTGCTGCCCCAGATGGATCAACCCTGAATGAGGGCGATCCTATCACGCTTGAATTGTAAAGGTTGGAGGGATAGCCTCTCAGTTGCTGGTTCACATTTTGATGCACTTGAATTCTGGCTGGAGATTGTATCTGAGACCCGAAAACGTCTTCAAGGTTAGTAGGTTGCACTCCTGAAAGCCTATTGAAGTCCCCAGTATAATCACAAAGAGATGGACTATTAGGCATGGAGTTATTCCAGTTAGAAGGTGATGAAAGACCAGCCGTCCCCTCCATCATTAGCTGCTGCATCAAGCATCCATGATTTTCAATTCCAAGCAATTCCATGTCCAATTCAACATCTCTAGCATTTAGCGCAGATTTCAATCTGCTTTGGGGCAGCTGAAGGGTAGGGACAGCAACATGAATCTGAGAGTGCCACATGGTTCCACCCGCAGGAGAAGATCCTCCAGACGGAGTCAAAGGTGGGGATGAGGCAGGTGGTATCAAGGCAGATGGAGAGCCCAGTGTGAAAGGGTCCAATGGAGGAGAACTAACAGAATATGATCTGGGAGAAGGCATAGCAGAACCAGTTGAAGCATACACAGGGCGGAGATCCTCCACGTTGTGAGCAAAGAAACAAACTCTTCTGGTGCATCCTGTCTCCTTGCAAAGCCTTGTTTTATATTGCGCAGGGTGAAGCCAGCACTCAAAAATACCGTGCGCATAATCGCAGGCATCCCCCTTGCTGCAGAATCCCTTCCGAAACTCGGGGCAAGGGACACAGCTATATTGATATCTCCTTGGATCACGGCGCCTTGCATTTTCCCCGGGATGAACAAAGGGGCACTCGGTCCAATCATGAGAATAAGCTCTTGAGCAAGGCCTAACTTTGAATGTATACATCCTAAACTCATCTGAGCTATATATCCCATTTTTTATATCTGGAAGAGAGAGATCAACAGGATAATCTTTCTTCTCAGTCCCATCTTTTGAAACCTGAAGTGCATCTACATCTTGCTGTTGCTGTTTCTCCATTTGGCCAACTGCTTCCTCAAATCTGAGGCAAGCCTCATCAATACCATCTGCACCTTCTAGTACGGCTTGTAGTATCCTCTTTCTTGAATTGAATACACCATTAGACACCGAAAAAATCAAGTCGCACGACCTGTTTCCATTGGCGTCAACAGTACTAACATCCGCCGATGCGTCGAGCAAAAGCTTGATGACTTCAAGGGAAGCGGAAGAACCCCCAGCAACAGCACAATGAAGGGCAGTAGCCCCATCTGACCCACAAGCCCGGTTAACATCAACACGACCCGTCCCAAGAATATAAGACAAAACACTTTTGCTTCCAAACATGGCAGCAATCATAAGAGGGGTCCTCTCTTCAAAACACAATTCCTTTGAGCCAACCCTCCTTCCATACCACAACCCCACCTCATCAACATCATGACCCTCTTTTTCAACAGCATCTTTGAAAGACGTCACATCATCTGCGGCCGAAAACTCAAGCAAAGCTGAAATTTTATGATGCAACCCTTCTTGTCTTCCATGCTCATCCCCCATTATTAAACCTGTTTGGGAAGGTTTTCTCTTGGAACCACTGCACATGATTTCACAGAATCTACAAAATCACAATTGAAAGAACAAATTCAATATGCTATTGCACCACAAGAGAATAATATCTCGAATTCAAAGCTCACAAAACTTCCTTTAAAAGATTTCAGTTTAACCTAACCAACCAAAAAAGAATCAGATAAAGTGATAGAAAAGACAAATTATCCCCATTTTGTGGATGTTGACAACAGACTAGGCATCTAGCCATTTGCATAGttacaaaatcatgaattttgCAACAGCTTTAGTTTCAGTTATCAGTCTTATTAGTTTATCAAAacaacaattctaaaaataacacaaaccctgataacagaaaaaaaaaataaaaaaaaataaaaacgaatAATTTGTCAATCTTAACGATAACATCATACAAAAACCTAACTTTTCAACGGGGTGCAACAGAAAGCACATTCTTTTTTTCACGTTACTACGCTAATTCACTCTCCTTAATTTTCTTAACAACCAAGTAAAAAACATTGCAACCACCAAAACTTGAAAAAGATCCAATATTTAGCACAAAATTAAAGACccattaagaagaaaaaaaaaggcaagaaAAAGAAGCATACCATACAC
The nucleotide sequence above comes from Glycine soja cultivar W05 chromosome 11, ASM419377v2, whole genome shotgun sequence. Encoded proteins:
- the LOC114374622 gene encoding zinc finger CCCH domain-containing protein 66-like, coding for MCSGSKRKPSQTGLIMGDEHGRQEGLHHKISALLEFSAADDVTSFKDAVEKEGHDVDEVGLWYGRRVGSKELCFEERTPLMIAAMFGSKSVLSYILGTGRVDVNRACGSDGATALHCAVAGGSSASLEVIKLLLDASADVSTVDANGNRSCDLIFSVSNGVFNSRKRILQAVLEGADGIDEACLRFEEAVGQMEKQQQQDVDALQVSKDGTEKKDYPVDLSLPDIKNGIYSSDEFRMYTFKVRPCSRAYSHDWTECPFVHPGENARRRDPRRYQYSCVPCPEFRKGFCSKGDACDYAHGIFECWLHPAQYKTRLCKETGCTRRVCFFAHNVEDLRPVYASTGSAMPSPRSYSVSSPPLDPFTLGSPSALIPPASSPPLTPSGGSSPAGGTMWHSQIHVAVPTLQLPQSRLKSALNARDVELDMELLGIENHGCLMQQLMMEGTAGLSSPSNWNNSMPNSPSLCDYTGDFNRLSGVQPTNLEDVFGSQIQSPARIQVHQNVNQQLRGYPSNLYNSSVIGSPSFRVDPSGAAAAMALNPRNAAFANRSQSFMVNGDTEFPSPATSTAAKPSTFSGWGPSDGKLDWSIRGDELKKPSKSSSVGFLKQQ